The following are encoded in a window of Prochlorococcus marinus CUG1417 genomic DNA:
- a CDS encoding 6-carboxytetrahydropterin synthase, which produces MNIHSLKFSCSKSYEDYPCSHRQWRHEGHCRFVHGYSRSFTFWFTAKKLDLNGFVVDFSSLKPLENRLKEQFDHTFLVNKDDPLLNYWEKLHDLDALDLRIMDNVGMEFTSELIWRWANEFLLDKDKGRTCCWKTESKENKSNKASYEEIPDWFKT; this is translated from the coding sequence ATGAATATTCATTCTTTGAAATTTTCATGCAGCAAAAGTTACGAGGATTACCCCTGTTCACATAGGCAATGGCGCCATGAAGGTCACTGCAGATTTGTGCATGGGTATTCAAGATCATTTACCTTTTGGTTCACTGCAAAAAAATTAGACCTAAATGGTTTTGTTGTGGATTTTTCAAGCCTAAAGCCCTTAGAAAATAGACTAAAGGAGCAATTTGACCATACTTTTTTAGTAAATAAAGATGACCCTTTGTTGAATTACTGGGAAAAATTACATGACTTAGATGCTTTAGATCTGAGAATTATGGATAATGTGGGAATGGAGTTCACTTCTGAATTAATTTGGAGATGGGCTAATGAATTCTTGCTGGACAAGGATAAGGGTAGAACATGTTGTTGGAAAACAGAATCAAAAGAAAATAAATCTAATAAAGCAAGTTATGAGGAAATTCCTGATTGGTTTAAAACTTAG